The DNA sequence CACCTCGGCGATGCCGTCTGCCGAGTCCGAGGGCTGACCGGAGACGGTCTACTGCCGCGTGGCCGCAGGCATACCCGGCGTCACCTTCGGGGCGGCTGGCCTATCTGACCTCGGAGATGAGCACCGCGGTGGTTCCCTCGTGCTGGGCGTCGAAGATGTGCGGGGCGTCGCCGGGGTAGCTGAGGTAATCGCCGGGTGACAACTCGACCGGAGCCGCCTCCGGGCCCACGAGCGCGGACCCCGACACCAGGATCACGTGCTCGACGGTGCCCCGGACATGCGGCGCGGACACCTTCGGACCACTGGGGTCGGCCCGGATCAGGTACACGTCCCGCCGTGCATGGGGAGGGCTGGCCGAGAGGAGCGCGGCCACGTAGTCCGCGCTGGCCGAACGGATGAGCGGAGCATCGGCGGCTCGGATCAGCGTGACGGGCTCGACGTCCTCGTCCACGAGACGGGCGAAGGGCACGCCGAGCGCATCCCCCAGTGCCCACAGGGTCTCCACGCTGGGGTTTCCCCCGCCCGATTCGAGTTGGGACACGGTCGCCTTGGAGACCCCGAGCGTCGTGCGAGCTCGGATACCGACAGGCCTGCTGACGTGCGCTCCCGCTTGATCGCGCTCCCGATCCTGGCTCCGAGCTGGGGGGTCATCCGTTTACTATAACGAACGAGTGATCAGCTTGACAGGCGTCCCGCCTGCGTTCACCATACTGTCCATGCGTCCATTATGGCGAACACCGTCGCCCTCTGCGTCCACTGCGTCCACTGCAGTCACCAGGCCCGTGTCGACCGCCGCGGCGATCGCGACGGCGATAGCCGTGGTCGGGATGGCCTACGGCTCGGCGGCGTCAGCGGCAGGCCTACCCCCGTGGCTCGTCGTCCTCGCCGCAGCCCTCGTCCTCAGCGCGTCCTCGGAGCTGGTGTTCGTCGGAGTCGTCGCGTCGGGCGGCCTGCTCTGGATCGCGGTCGGCGCCGGCCTCCTGGTGAGCCTCCGCAACGCCGTCTACGGCCTCTCGGCGTCCGCGTTCCTGCCCGACCAGCGCGCCCCCCGACTGCTGTGGACCCACCTGGTCAACGACGAGAGCGTCGCCGTGGCCACGGCCCCGCAGCACCCGTCGCGCCGCTTCGCCGCGTTCCGGACGGTGGGCATCGCCCTCCTGGTCGCGTGGCCCCTCGGTGCGGCGATCGGAGTCGGCGTCGGATACGTCCTGCCCGATCCCGGCCAACTGGGGCTCGACGCGGCGTTCCCCGCCGTCTTCGTCGCGATCATCCTCGCCGCCGTCACCCGTCGCACCGCCGCCCCCGCCGTCGCCGGCGCGACGCTCGCCACAGCTGCCGCCCCGTTCGTGGCCGCCGGACTGGCCCCCGTCCTGGGACTGTTCGGCCTGCTCACCGCTGTGCGGCGGCGGGGCGACCATGCCTGACCCCGCTCTCATCCTCGCCGTGGCGGCCCTCGCCGTCGGCGTGTACGCCATCAGACTGGCCGGGGTCCACGTCGGAAGGACGCGCGCCTCCCTCCAACTCCACCGATGGTGCGACCCGGCGGTGATCGTGCTGCTCGCCGGCGTGGCCGCCACCGCGACCCTCTACGACGGGCAGGCGTTCGCCGGATGGGCCCGCATCGGCGGGGTGGCCTCGGCCGCCGTCCTGGCCGCGTTGCGCGCACCGCTGGTCGTGGTGGTCGTCGCCGCCGTCGGGGTGACCGCCGCTCTCCGAGCGCTCGGGGTCCACTGAGAGGGTGTGCTGACGGGAGTAGCGCACGTCGCGCCCGAACCCGTGGCGGTCGAGCCCAGCGGCCCCGGGTTCAGCACACGGTCAGGCACTCTCGGGTCAGGAGTCGCGCATGACCTGATCGAAGAACGTGTCGAGGCGGGTGAACAGGCCGAGGAGCGCCTCGAGGTCATCGGGAGCATCGCCGTAGACAGCGGCAGCCATCTCCCTGTACATGGCGTTGACGCCGTCTGCGACCAGGGCCCCGGCGTCGGTCACCCGGACCTCCCGGGCCCGGGCGTTTCCGGCCGGCTGGTCGACGACGACGAGGCCACGCTCGCGCATCCTGTTCAACGCCTGCGAGACGGCCGACCTGCTCACCCCGGTCCGCTCGGCGAGCTCGCTGGGCGAGATCGCGCGTTCGGCGGCGACGAGGTGACAGACCTCGGCCTCCACCATCGTCAGTCGATCGCCGGTTCCGTAGTCGCGGGCCAGCCGCCGAGAACGCTGAACCTTGTCGAAGACCCGCAGCATCGCGGTGGTGACCGCGGACTCGAGCTCGGCGCGGGCGCGATCGGCACTCATTCTCAATCCGTTCCTGGGGGTGGACCCACCGTACGCGGTCGGCTACGGTGAAGCGACTTCACTATTAAGTGGCTTAATTATTTCGGTGGGGCGTCGAACTCGCCGTAGCCGAATCACCGAGCCACGCCCGGCCCCCGGAGGAACCACCCATGACAGCTGCATATCCCGGCGACGAGTACGCGTCCCCAGGACACCCCCACGGCGCCACGCTCCAGCCCAAGAGCCTGTTCGCCCAGATCTATGAAGTGGCGTCCACCTCGATCTCCACGGTGATCAACGCCGCGCGACGCTTCGCGCGGACTCGCTGGAACTCCCGGGCCCCGGGTGACTCGGTCGCCGCAACGGCCACGGCGACCGTCACCGACACCGCATCGCGATCAGAATCCGCCACTGCACCGGGCGACAGGAGTTCGTCGTCACTACTGAAGGCACTGCTCGGTGTCCTTCGCCCACGCGAGGACGGAAAGGGGCTCTCCTCACTCCAGAGAGGACTCTTCGGAGTCCTCGCCGCCTTCTTCGCGATCCATCCGGTCTTCTGGTTCCTCGAGACCAAGGTCGGGATTCCCCAGCAGATCACGTCGACATCCATGGTGCTCTGCGTCGTAGGGCTCTTCGCCACAGCGCTGGCGTTGCCCTGGATGCGGCTTCCGGGCCAGGAGGAGCGCACGCGGGCAGAGCGCCTCGGCGCGACGATCATCGTCTGGGTGTTCATCGCTCTGGCACCGCGATTCATCTGGGAGCTGCCCTGGCTCTTCTTCTTCGACAAGATCAAGGAAGGGGTCCTCAACCAGTCCCTCTGGACCTACATGTGGGCCCCGGTGCTGATGGGAGGCGATGCCCGCTACCTCAACGGGGACCCACTGGTCGTCACCATGGAGTGGATCGCGGTCGTCGTGGGCGCGTTCGAGCTCTACGCGATCATTCAATTCTTCCGGAACGGCAAGCGCTTCACGGTCAACCAGCTCGGGCTGATCATGTCCGGAATGGTCGTGGAGGTCACGTTGCCGGCGGTGTACTTCGGGGTCGAGATCGCCAACAAGCTCGAGAACATGTCCAGCCCGGTCGAGATGTGGGTGAAGTTCGTCCTGCTCAACCTGCTGTGGTGCACCATGCCGATCCTCACCTTTGTCTGGGGGCTGAGGCGGATCGGCAGCCAGGACCTCGCGGTGAAGTTCTAGCCGGTGGAACTCTCGCTCCGCGCGGGCACGCGTCCCGCCCCGTCGGCGTCCGGTTCGACCGTTGACCGCGAATCGGCCGCCGGCGGGGCATCATGATTCCATGACCAGACCCTCGAACACCTCCGCCATCGCCTCCGCCACCGGCCGACCGTGGGAGGAGTGGGTCGAGATGCTGGAGCGGGCCGGCGCGCGGGAGATGCCGCACTCGGCGATCGCCAAGGCGACCCTGGAGATGATGCCGGAGTCCGTCGAGCGCGCCGAGTGGTGGGCCCAGGGCACGGCCATCGCCTACGAGCAGCACGCCGGACTGCGGGTTCCGGGGCAGTCGTGCACCGGCGACTTCCAGATGTCCACCTCGCGGACCATCAGCGGGGACATGGACACGGCGCTGCAGGCGTGGGTGGCGCTCGCGGGCGACCGCGAGGAGTTCGGCGGCGTCGGGATCGAGGCCCCCGCGACCACGTCGAGCAGCGAGAAGTGGCGCTACTGGCGGGTCCCGCTGGCCGACGGCACGCGCGTGGCCCTGAACTTCAGCGACAAGAAGAACGGCAAGGCCTCGGTGGGGCTGACGCACACCAAGCTCGACTCGGCCGAGGCGATCAGCTATTGGAAACCCGTGTGGAAGGACCTGCTCGCGCAGCTGTGAGGGGCTGCACGCACCCCTGTGCCAGCCCCCTGTGCCAGCCGCTCCCCTGGACGTACTCCTGCCGTCACTTATGCGCAGGCGAGAGTTCATCGCGACGGGCGGCTGTGCGAGGAGTGGGCAGGCGCTCGCGCGGATGCCCGGCACGGCGGGGCTGGATGCCTCAGTTCAGCCCGGCGTAGGAGTGCAGGCCCGAGACCACGATGTTGATGAAGAACAAGTTGAACACCAGCACCGCGAACCCGGCGATGTTGATCCAGGCGGCCTTCTTGGGGCCCCAGCCGCTCGTCGCGCGGGCGTGGAGATACCCGGCGTAGAGCACCCAGGAGATGAAGGACGCCGTCTCCTTGGGATCCCAGCCCCAGAACCGGCCCCACGCGCTCTCCGCCCAGACCGCGCCGAGCAGGATGCCCACGCTGAAGATCGGGAAGCCGATCACCGTGGTGCGGTACGCCAGACGGTCCAGGGTCTCGGCGGCGGGCAGCGGCCGGGTCAGGGCCGCTCCCCAACCCGTCTCCCGGCCCTGCGGCTGCCAGACGCGCAGCAGGTACATGATGGACACCACGCCGGGGACGAGCAGGATCCCCGAGCCCAGCGCGATGATCGACACGTGGATCGGGAGCCAGTACGAGCGCAGTGCAGGCACCACGGGCGCGGCGTCGGAGTACAGGTGTGTCCCGCCGACGAACAGCAGCACCAGCACCGGCACCAGCATGAACGGCCACACCACCTGGAGCGCGGGCTTGCGCAGCCAAATCAGTCCCGCGCCCATCGCCAACAGCGTGGTGCCCAGGATGAACTCGTACATGTTCCCCCACGGGAACCGGTCGGTGGCCAGCCCGCGCAGCACCAGCGAGGCGGCCTGGAAGACGAACCCGACGATCACGAACAGGTGCGCGATCCGCGCCCAGCGCATGCTGCCCGCCGAGGCGCGGTTCTCGTCACCGGTGTCGGTGAGCGAGGTGGACTCGGTCAGCCCGGCCCCCGTCGGGCCCGCCGCGGTCGACCCCGGCCCGCCGGCGCCCACCAGCTCGCGATCGGAGACCTTCGCCACGCGGAACCCCGCGTAGTAGATCAAGGAGGCGATCAGGGCCAGGACGTAGATACCGAACGCGGTACGGAACGCCAGGTCGCTGTACGTCGAGAGCGTCTCATCGATGGGCAGGCCCTGGGCGAGTATCAGAGTGTTCACCGGGTGTCGTCCTTCCGCGGAGCGTCGCCGGCGGAGCCGCGACTGGTTGCAGTGTGTCCCGAGTCGGCCTCCTCGGGCAACACGGGTGTGACGGTCGCCGCTGCGACCAGCCGGTCCCGGAGGTCGTCGAACTCCGAGCCCCAGCCCATCCGGTCCGTCCGGGCGAGGCCACCCAGGTCGACACGGGTCACCTCGTCGTCGTCGACGATCACGCGCGCCCAGATCCGGCGGCGCCGCACCATCAGGCTGAGGATCAACCCGCCCATCATGACGACGGCGGCCACGCCGACCCAGATCTGCGTGGGGTCCTCGGAGACCTGGATGTTGATGAACTCCTCGGCGCCGTCGAACCGGACCTCGGTGCCGTCGGGGAGGGTGGTGGACTCGCCGGGGAACAGGTTGACGCGCGCCTGCCGTTCGAGCGCACCCGACTCGATGAGATCGGAGTCCAGCGAGAAGATGGACTGCGGCCGCCCGGTGTCGAGCCCGGCGTCGCCCTGGTAGACGTCGATCGCCACCGCCGGGTCGTCCATGTTGGGAAAGCGCGAGCTCAGCAGGGTTCCGTCGAACGAGGCGGTGGGCGCGAACAGGCCCTGCACGGCGATCTGCTGGGTGCGTCGCTCGCGCAGGTCGGGGTACATGCCGGCCGGCGGGTCGAACCGCATGATGCCCGACGACAAGAAGGTCTGCAGCTCGGTGGGCTGCCAGTGCTGGGTGTCCGTGCGGGTCTCACCGTTGGGGAACGTGACGGTGAAGGTGGGCGCGAAACCGTGGCCCTGCAGGTAGACGCGGGTCGAGCCGATGCGCAGGGGGTGGTTGACCCGCATCTCGAACGGCTCCCACGTCTGCGGATCGGTGGTCGCGACCTCCTCGGTGAACCGCACGTTGGAGGTGAACATCTCGGCCTGGCCGTTGGGCAGGTAGTCGGCGCGGAAGTCCTCGATCTTGATGCAGAACTGCTCGAGATCGGTTCCGTCGACCAGCAGGCCCGCCCGGAACGTGTCGTACGCACTGGGGGTGGTGTTGCAGAAGGCCGGCGACTCGGCGTTGGCGATGATCACCCGCATCCCCTCGGCGTAGACGAACTTGCCCGCCGCGAACATGATGAGCAGGGCCAGCAGACCGAAGTGGAAGACGATGTTGCCCACCTCGCGCGTGTAGCCGCGCTCGGAGGAGAGCTCGATGGTGCCGGGGACGCGGCCGTCGCCGTCGTTGCGCCGCACCCGCCACCCCTTGAGCTCGGCCTGCACCCGGTCGGCGGCCTCCTCGGGCGTGACAGTGGTGCGGTACGCGGCGTGGTGGGGCAGGCGCGACAGGTTGCGGGGCGTGAGCGGCGGGGGCGTGCGCAGCTGCCTGACCAGCTCGAAGCAGCGCGGGGTGAGGCACCCGATGAGCGAGATGAACAGCAGGACGTAGATGGCGGTGAACCACCAGCTGGAGAACACGTCGAACAGCTGCAGTCGGTCGTAGAACTCGCCCAACCACCCGGCCTCGGCGATGTAGTCGTTGACGTTGCCCTCGTTGAGACTGCGCTGGGGCAGGAGCGCTCCCGGGATCGCCGCCACGGCGAGCAGGAACAGCAGGATCAACGCCGTGCGCATGGCGGTGAGGGTGCGCCACGAGTTGCGCAGGAAAGCGGTCACGCCTGCCAGCGGGGAGCGGGCGGCGGCGGTTCTGGGCTCTGACATGGGGTCCATCTGCGGTTCGCGGCGCGCCGACCTGTCGCGGCGCCGATTTCCCCCCAGGCTAGTCGGGCCCTCCTGAGCGGTTTCTGTGAGGGCTCGGCCCGCTCGAAGCCCCCCACCCTGGCGAGAACGTGTTCTACTCTCGGGGCCATGGACCTCCAGGGAAGATCAATTCTCGTCACCGGCGGTGGCAGCGGAATCGGCGCGGGCGTGACCGGGGAACTGGCCCGTCGCGGCGCACTCGTCACCATCATCGGCCGCGACGCCGGACGACTGGCCGAGACCGCGCGGCGCATCGGCGAGGCCACCGGGCCCGGAATTCTGATCATCATTCGCCGTGGCAGCGTGGGTCGAATGAGAATACGAATGGATTGGTCAGGGATTTTTTCCCGAAGGGCACTAATTTTGCTAAAGTAAGTGACGAAGAAGTTCAGCGGGCACGGATCCTAATTAATTAAGAAGGAGATATACATATGGTGAGCAAGGGCGAGGAGCTGTTCACCGGGGTGGTGCCCATCCTGGTCGAGCTGGACGGCGACGTAAACGGCCACAAGTTCAGCGTGTCCGGCGAGGGCGAGGGCGATGCCACCTACGGCAAGCTGACCCTGAAGTTCATCTGCACCACCGGCAAGCTGCCCGTGCCCTGGCCCACCCTCGTGACCACCCTGACCTACGGCGTGCAGTGCTTCAGCCGCTACCCCGACCACATGAAGCAGCACGACTTCTTCAAGTCCGCCATGCCCGAAGGCTACGTCCAGGAGCGCACCATCTTCTTCAAGGACGACGGCAACTACAAGACCCGCGCCGAGGTGAAGTTCGAGGGCGACACCCTGGTGAACCGCATCGAGCTGAAGGGCATCGACTTCAAGGAGGACGGCAACATCCTGGGGCACAAGCTGGAGTACAACTACAACAGCCACAACGTCTATATCATGGCCGACAAGCAGAAGAACGGCATCAAGGTGAACTTCAAGATCCGCCACAACATCGAGGACGGCAGCGTGCAGCTCGCCGACCACTACCAGCAGAACACCCCCATCGGCGACGGCCCCGTGCTGCTGCCCGACAACCACTACCTGAGCACCCAGTCCGCCCTGAGCAAAGACCCCAACGAGAAGCGCGATCACATGGTCCTGCTGGAGTTCGTGACCGCCGCCGGGATCACTCTCGGCATGGACGAGCTGTACAAGTAAAAGCTTGGGATCAAGATCTGATCAAGAGACAGGATGAGGATCGTTTCGCATGATTGAACAAGATGGATTGCACGCAGGTTCTCCGGCCGCTTGGGTGGAGAGGCTATTCGGCTATGACTGGGCACAACAGACAATCGGCTGCTCTGATGCCGCCGTGTTCCGGCTGTCAGCGCAGGGGCGCCCGGTTCTTTTTGTCAAGACCGACCTGTCCGGTGCCCTGAATGAACTCCAAGACGAGGCAGCGCGGCTATCGTGGCTGGCCACGACGGGCGTTCCTTGCGCAGCTGTGCTCGACGTTGTCACTGAAGCGGGAAGGGACTGGCTGCTATTGGGCGAAGTGCCGGGGCAGGATCTCCTGTCATCTCACCTTGCTCCTGCCGAGAAAGTATCCATCATGGCTGATGCAATGCGGCGGCTGCATACGCTTGATCCGGCTACCTGCCCATTCGACCACCAAGCGAAACATCGCATCGAGCGAGCACGTACTCGGATGGAAGCCGGTCTTGTCGATCAGGATGATCTGGACGAAGAGCATCAGGGGCTCGCGCCAGCCGAACTGTTCGCCAGGCTCAAGGCGCGGATGCCCGACGGCGAGGATCTCGTCGTGACCCATGGCGATGCCTGCTTGCCGAATATCATGGTGGAAAATGGCCGCTTTTCTGGATTCATCGACTGTGGCCGGCTGGGTGTGGCGGACCGCTATCAGGACATAGCGTTGGCTACCCGTGATATTGCTGAAGAGCTTGGCGGCGAATGGGCTGACCGCTTCCTCGTGCTTTACGGTATCGCCGCTCCCGATTCGCAGCGCATCGCCTTCTATCGCCTTCTTGACGAGTTCTTCTGACGATGACCTGCGGCCCATCCCGGTCGCGGGGGATGACGAGATCGCTCGACTCACCGCGAGTTTCAACCAGATGCTCGTCGCGCTGGGGGAGAGCAGGGAGCGACAATCGAGGCTCGTGGCCGACGCCGGTCACGAGCTCAAGACGCCCCTGACCAGCCTGCGCACGAACGTGGAACTGTTGATCGCCGCGAGCAGGCCGGGGGCGCCGACCATCCCGGACGCCGACAGGGGGGCGCTCGAGGTCGACGTGGTCGGTCAGATCTCTGAACTCACCCAGCTCGTCGGGGACCTGGTCGAACTCGCCCGCGAGGATTCCGGGGACGTCGAACTGGAACCGGTCGCGGTGTCGGAGGCGGTGGAGCGGGCCCTCGAGCGGGTCCGACGGCGACGTCACGACGTGCACTTCGACGTGGAGCTGGCGCGCCGGTCGTGGCGGGAGATCCTGGACGAGGCCGCGAAGGCCGGCGGGGCGACCTTCTACGGCACCGGCATGAACCCGGGCCTCAACCAGATCCTGGGCATCGTCGCCTCGGCCGACGTGGCCGAGATCGAGAACGTCACGACGATCGAGTCCGTCGACGTCTCCTGCCACCACTCCGCCGAGACCTGGAAGGAGGTCGGCTACGGCCGGCCCGTCGACGATCCCGCGCTGCCGGGGATGCTTCGGAAGTACACCGAGGTGTTCGCCGACTCGGTGCACATGATGGCCGACGCGTTCGACCTTGAGCTCGATGAGGTGGTGTTCGACTGCGAACTGGGCGCCTGCACGGAGGACGTGGACTTGGGGTGGTACCAGCTGCCCGCCGGATCCCTCGGCGGGAGTTACATCAAGTACCTCGGAATGGTCGACGGCGTCTCGCGGATCGAGACCCACCTCGAATGGCAGATGACCCCGCGCACCGAGCCGAAGTGGGACATCAAGGGCTGCTACATCACGATGATCAAGGGCGATCCGCAGATCTACAACAAGCACATGATCTTCCCCGCCCCCGGAGTGGACCTCTCCGATCCCGAGGACTTCGCCTCCATCGGTATGACCGTGACCGGGCTACCCGCCCTCAACTCCATCCGGTCGGTCATCGCCGCCCCACCCGGGATCGTCACCAGCGCGGATCTGCCGCTGCGGACGTTCGCCGGCAGGTTCGCGAAGTAGGGACCTCGGGGCCGGCCGGACGCCGGGCCGGCCCGGCGCGATCCGTCGACTGGTGGAACCGTGCGGGGCCTCCGGGCCGTCAGACACTGTGACGGCGCGCGAGAGGGGACCGAGTGGTGTACACGATCGGCCGGGTCAGGCGGTGGGACGCCGCGGGCGTGACGACGGCGAGGTCTGCCGTGGCAGAGCGGCAGACCATCGCCGCCGAGGCCCGAACGACCATCGCCGACGGACGCTCGGCGCTCGACGCGGGCTGGGACGGGGTCGCCGCCGATGCAGTCCTCGACGCCGCCGAGCGCGAGAGGATGCACGTCAACAGACTCGCGGATGGGCTCGGGGATCTGGTGGACGCCCTCACCCGCGCCGCCGCCGCGGTGGGGCCGGCGGTTCAGGCGGTTCGTGACCGCATCGCCGAGGCCGAGGCCGCCGGTCTCGTGGTGGGCGAGGATTCGGTGGGACCGGCGCCCGGCCGCGATGAGATCACCCAGGATGTCGTCGACGCGCATGTCGAGGCCCTCGGCCACGCGCTGGCCACCGTCAGGTCGTTGGACGAGCACTACGGCAGGGAGATCGACACGGTCGCCGGCACGATGTACCGGGCCATCCCGCCGGAAGTGGACAGGGGGGCCATTCCGGCTGCCGGGGCAGGGGCCCTGGGAACGGCCGCCGGCGGTGCGGCTGAAGCCGTCGACAGAGGGGCGCTCGCCCTCGCGGACGAACACGACCCTGAGACCAGGGGTAGGCACAAGCTGAACCCGAAGCCGGACGACGCCGGGCGTCGGAGCGCGGGACTCCTCCGGGGCCTCGGCAGGTTCACCGGTGCCGCCGGGGCGGGAGTGACCGTGTACGAGGGCCTCGATGAATACGTCAAGGGAGAGAAGTCGGCGCCCGAGGCCATCACCGAAGCGATCGGTGCCTTCGGCGGCGGGGCGGGAGGCGGGGCTCTCGCCGGCGCGGCGGCGGGGTCGTACCTCGGGCCGGTCGGCACGTTCGTCGGGGCCGGGATCGGCGCCGGGGTCGGCGCATGGCTCGGCGAGAGCGCCGCGGACAGGGTCTACGACACGCTGACGCAGGGGGAGGCCGCCGACACGCCGGGTAACACGAGTGATCCGGAGAAGAACACGAACAGGGGTGGAAACTGATGGCAACGGGCGAGAGCCGGGAACCCGGAAACGAGTTCGAGCACGGAAGCGAGGACATTCCGTTCTCCCGGTGGGGAGACATCAAGATGCGGTTCGTCGCCAGCTGGCGACAAGACCACATCAAGAGGTACGGCATGTACTTGTGCGTCATCTGGTTTGTCGGGTTGATCGGATACGAACTCGTCATGCGCCTGCTCGAGGCGTTGGGGCTCGCCGGGTGAGAGTTGCCGTGTGAAGGTTGCCGGGGTGAGGGCTACCGGGTGAGGGCTGCCGGGTGAGGGCTGCCGGGTGAGGGCTGCCGGGTGGTGCCGAACCACACAGCTCGTCGATTCCGGGGCGGCGGGGCAACACCTCCCGGGCGATTGTCGGGTTCTTTCGCGCCGCATCATGGCCGGCGGTCACGTGGCGTTGTCGTCTCCGGCATCTCGCCGTCCGATGACCCGGCTGACCACCGGCTGCTCCTGCTTCTGTTCGGTTTCGACGTTCTCGGGCGGCGGAGTCCTCCCCAGAACCGCGGGGGCGACCTTGACCGGTTCCCCGATGATCTCCGAGGTGTTGGTGGCGTTGGTCAGATACGCGGCCGGCGTGTGACCGCGACGGCCCTCGTTCTGGCCGGTCGCCGCGGCGCCCATCATTCCCATGGGCATCATCCCTGCACGACTGGCGTGGGCCCCACCGCTCGATGACGAGAACGCCCCCGCGGGCGCACCCGTAGATGCCGAACCCGCCGCCATACCGCCGGCCCCCGGCGCTGCGGCCGTGGGGCCTCCCACGCCGGGGCCACTGATCCTGGGGCCGCCCGGGGTTCCGAAGCCCGCCAGCGTTCCTGCGCCACCCATCCTTGCCGCCCCGGCTCCTGCTCCCGCGGCTCCGGCGCTTCCGCCGAGCACCCCGGCGGCCGAGCCGTAGCCACGTTCCCGCTGCGTGGTGCCGTTGCGGATACCTCGCGCCCCTGCGGCGCCCCCGGCTCCACCGGGTTGCCCGTTGGCTCCGACGACCGGCGCGAACGGTGCGGCAGCCGCATGAGTCGAGGTGTTCATGCCGCCGGCGTGCGTGCCACTCGCGGTCGCACCGCTCGCACCCGATTGACCGGCGACGCCCGCTACTGGGCCCCCGCCATCGACCGCCGCGCTCCGAGAGGCCAGAAACGCCTGCTCAGTTGCGGCATCGGAGGCGTTCGGCAGGCTCGTCGTCGCCCCATGGCCAGCACTCCCGCCCACCGCGACGAGCCCTCCCGGACTCCCCCCTCCCCCGGCGGCGGCGAGCGCGGCGGCAGTAGGCGCCGCCGGGCCGGAGGGCCGAATCACTCCGTCCACATTCCACGCCGACAGCAGATCGACACCGTTCGCGCCACCCAGCGCCGATGTCGAGACCACCAGGTACGGGCTGGGGATGTCCAGGTCGGCGAGGTTGGCGTCCATCACGGCGGGGCTGTAGACGGTGTTGACCGTCGCTCGTGCCTGCTCTTCCGCGGCGGCCTGGGCTGCCGCCATGACGGCGGCGGTGTGAGCGGTCGGCGGGCCGTGGACGCCGTCGTATCCCGGGGTGTTGAGCTGGGCGGCCTGGAGCGTCGCGGACTCCTCCCCGATTCTGGTCTTGGTGGTGATGAAGCCGTCCTCGGCGGTGCTCGCCTTGGTGGCCACTACTTCGAGGACCGTGGCCAGTCTGTC is a window from the Dietzia sp. JS16-p6b genome containing:
- a CDS encoding WXG100 family type VII secretion target — encoded protein: MAAAQTPTPNSFDTARQIGAVYSVFVGEDLRTLLNGFIDQAKAMSMLFATAGGLIEAQDEAVAAALGKAAQEPAGLQSLGLMGSIGATLTLLDAAEGLGVPRGYDRVGPEEVSGAPLERLVSGAQALDPSQFHDVRDRVSTVATRLRTAAADLRRGLGDALGSQWQGEFASQASTSVGSFTESVDRLATVLEVVATKASTAEDGFITTKTRIGEESATLQAAQLNTPGYDGVHGPPTAHTAAVMAAAQAAAEEQARATVNTVYSPAVMDANLADLDIPSPYLVVSTSALGGANGVDLLSAWNVDGVIRPSGPAAPTAAALAAAGGGGSPGGLVAVGGSAGHGATTSLPNASDAATEQAFLASRSAAVDGGGPVAGVAGQSGASGATASGTHAGGMNTSTHAAAAPFAPVVGANGQPGGAGGAAGARGIRNGTTQRERGYGSAAGVLGGSAGAAGAGAGAARMGGAGTLAGFGTPGGPRISGPGVGGPTAAAPGAGGMAAGSASTGAPAGAFSSSSGGAHASRAGMMPMGMMGAAATGQNEGRRGHTPAAYLTNATNTSEIIGEPVKVAPAVLGRTPPPENVETEQKQEQPVVSRVIGRRDAGDDNAT